Part of the Microcoleus sp. AS-A8 genome, TGCGAAAACGCAAAAAATCATCGACAGCATGAAAGCAAAAGGCAGTCAGAGTAACAAGCTGACAGCCCATGAAACTTCTCTAAAGCTACTCAACACCTTTGAGGGCTTCTCCCGCCCCAGTCAAGCAGGCTACAAGGGCAATCCCTCAATTGTCATTGGGGTAAGCTTCGGACGAACCAAACCAGCAACGGTTGCGGTGGTCAACGTCGAGACTGGCGAAGTTCTGGTATACCGCGATGTTAAGCAATTACTGAGCAAGCCCATCAAGGAGGGGAAAACTAACAAGAAAAAGACTCAGTATGAGCAACTCAAACGTAGGCGAGAGCAGGAACGCCTCAACAGCCACGAACGCCACAACGCTCAAAAAAATGGTGCTCCTTGTAACTTTGGAGAATCGAAACAAGGGGAGTATGTAGATAGGCTGCTGGCAAAAGCGATTGTGGAAGTGGCTTCACAGTATCGAGCTAGCAGTATTGTCCTACCTGACTTGAGAAATATAGAGGAAGCGACTGAGAGTGAAGTGCGAGCCAGAGCTGAACAAAGATTTCCTGGCAATCAAAAGCTTCAAAATGGCTACGCCAAGAATTATCGTGCCAGCATTCACCGTTGGAGTTACAACAGGTTAGCCCAGTGTATTCAGGTTAAAGCCGAAAGAGCTGGAATTGCCACAGAACAAGTACACCAACCGCATGGGGACACTCCTCAAGAGAAAGCAAAGAATTTAGTCCTAGCTGCTTATAAAAACCGTAAAGTATCCGCTAGCTAGGCCAAGCTATTCTGAACCTTGACAATACAAATATAATGAATTAACAGCGCCGCTTGTACATGCTTATTGCCTCTGTACAGCGCTAAGTTAGGGTTTGTTTGACTGCTCGCAAGGCAGTCCTACTTTCTGAACCCTGGAGCTGTCCGGCCCGTGATGCTGCCCTATGAATACCTTCTTCATAGGTGGAAAAGTTCCCGTGTCTGAATACTGAAGTATTAAGTATACGGGAAAGGTGCGCTCTCAGCGAAATGTGGTCGGGCTGAGGGAGAAGGTAAATTTTCCCAAAGCCTTAGCCCTTGTTAACAAGGGTGTGGATTACCACAGTGGTGGCTCCGAACTCGTCCCCTTCGGGGGAGCCCTCCCTAATATTTTTTTGATGGCTCAAAGCGGGGTCAAAATCTCCCAGTAGCCGTCAGTCGTTCAAAACTCTTGTCCCGTCTTGATTTTAGACGTTCATATCACTAATCTTTCTCCTTGGGCAAGAGCTGAAATGACCAATTTAAAATCAGCCGACAAAAATGTATTTGTCAGCTTGTTTGGACAAGGGTTTCAGCGGGCGCGGTTTCATCAACCCTCCCGCCTTGGGGTGGGTTGAAAGGCAATTGAAGAACAGGAGGAAGCTCGGACTTTTTAGTTTCATCAACCCTCCCGCCTTGGGGTGGGTTGAAAGAAATATGGAAAGCCTCGGATCGAGCAAGGCTATCAGTTTCATCAACCCTCCCGCCTTGGGGTGGGTTGAAAGTCGTCTCTGTCTTTCTGAACCATTGGCTTATTCTTAGTTTCATCAACCCTCCCGCAACAGGGTAGGTTGAAAAGCATAGGAAACTACAATACGAAGTACCGCAATTTTAACAAGGGAGGGTTGAAAGGAGCGCCTGCCTTACAACTCAAAAACCGAATATTATTTACTTTAAGTAAAAATCTGAGTTTATTCTCCACAAACAGCGACGTTAATTTGCGAATAGTTAATTACAGAGAACAAGCGACATTAATTTGCGATTTTTGGCATGGATTTACTAAAAACGACACTAATTTGCGAATCGCGACATTTAATCTGCGAATGTACAACATACGACATGGGCAGTACTGGACTCGAACCAGTGACATCCTGCTTGTAAGGCAGGCGCTCTACCAACTGAGCTAACCGCCCGATAACATAATTAGGTTAACACAAAAATGATAATAACATATGCCCTCCGGTCAAATACATGATCGCATAACTTTGTGGAGCTTACCCGTCGTCACCGGTTTGACCCTAGCCTCGACACAGAGTGGCAATCTGGCCTTAATCGTTTCCGGAGGGTTCCTCTTTAGTGGGCTGATGCTCAGTCCTGACTTAGACCTGAAATCCTTACCCTTCAAGCGCTGGGGGTGGCTGCGGTGGATTTGGATACCCTACCAAAAAGCGATGCGCCATCGCTCAATCTTTTCTCATGGCCCTCTCATCGGCACTACTCTCAGGATGCTTTATCTGGCTACATGGACAGCCTTGGTGGGGATACTGATTTTGGGCGTCGTCCAGTTATTCCGAGACGTGCCTTGGAGTTGGCAGCAGTTTGGTCAAGATATCAAGCAATTGCTGATCAATTACCAAGCCGAATGGATTGCCCTGTTTGTGGGTTTGGAACTCGGAGCGATGATTCATTCTGTCAGTGATTGGACTAGCACTGCCCTCAAGCGTTCTCAACGGAAGCCCAAGCGCAAATCGACGACACGCAAGCGCACCCCGTCCCGGCGTACTTCCCAGAAATGAAGGTAAAAGACTTAATTAACCCTTGTCCACAACGCTAATCCACCGCCCCGCCCCCTCGCGGCTATGCATTGGTTCTGCACCAGGAAGTAGGTGAAAAATGCCTGCTCTTTGACACTTTGTTCATAAAAGCGGGTTTCCCGTTCTTCACCCCCACGAATATAGCCCTCATATAGCTTCAGTCCCGATAATGACACTCGCATCCGGGTAAAGTCGAACGCAAGTATATTAGTTTTTGACCAGAACTGGGTAGGGCCAGTAAGAATGAATTGCAACAGTCCGAGTTCAACGGAATTTTGCACCCGGCCTCGCTCTTGAGAGGAGTCCGATGGGGAGTAGGATAGATGAATCTTGACCCACTTGGGTAAAAACCGTCCAGCACCTAGAATAATCCCTGCTCGTTGGCGTGATTTCTTCGTCCCTGTGATAAACCCTAATCGCCAGCTACCGAGCAATTGTGGATAGGTATAGCGCACTTTGCTGTGTTTAGCCGCTTTTTCTGCCATGAGCAGTGCTTCAACCACCGCCTCTGGTGCCGGGGCTATTGCAGATGGGGTTGTTAAAAACTCAATCGCTGGGTCTAATGCGGAGTCCATTTTGGGAAGATACGAGGTTGGGTGAGTTGCCCAGATGAGCGGGAGCAATAGGCTAAGGGCGCTATCATTATGGATGTAGAAGTTAAGTTTTGTAAAGCACCTTGACTGCAACCTTGAAACCCACCAACAGCGCCAGTGTATCAACAACCTGGCACGCTCTCGAACCCCTCTGGCAGGGAGGCGAAGAAACCGTTCAGCAAGGATTACCCCATAGTCAGCTAGCACCTGCTTGGCAGATATTGCTGTTAGGAGATGGCTCTCCCACTCGCCATCTGCAACTCCTCACAACGGAGCCGACGGAAGTCGATGTGATTGATATGTCCCTGATTGGTATGGCAGATGATGGGGCACCAAAGCATATTCAAGCCGTACCCGCGCCAAGATTAAGACGGCAGGTTTGGTTACGCACGGCTTCGGGTCAGCGACTAGCCTATGCTGCTTCTTGGTGGGATGCGAACCATGTCGATGAATATTTACAAAATCGCAATATACCGATTTGGGCTAGCCTTTCTCGCTTACGCAGTGAACTCTATCGGGATATTCAGGGAATTTATTACGGTCACTCAGAGGCGTTAGAGTTAGCGTTTGGGGAGAAAGGGCCGTTCTGGGGTCGCCACTACCTATTTTGGCATCATGGGCAACCTCTCACGCTCATTTATGAGGTGTTTTCACCTTATTTGAAAAAATACTTAGGAGAGACGCATCTTAATATAGAAGCCGAGCTTTAATTGAGTCCAGCCAGCTTGGCAATTAATTTTGCTCTCAATCATCCTAGAGTAGGTGTAATCCCTACTCTAGGATGGCTTTGACCGATGAGCGAGTAGAAACTTTGATATCAAGTCCGGCTAATTACCCACAAAAAATTCTCTCTTCTCTGCATCTTTGCGTCAGTCCTAATGATGGGCATCCAAGCGGACATGATATTAGACAGTCACTACTTTTTCGGCTTTTTCAATTTTTTCCAAGATGAGCTTGGAACGCTTAACCATCTCTGGAATTGCAATTGGGTAATCACCTGTGAAACAGGCACTGCAAAAACTGTTGGGGTCTTCCCCTGTGGATTCCAGCATTCCCTTCCAACTCAGATAAGCCAAACTATCTACACCGATTTGCATGGCAATGTCTTCTACTGACTTTGTTGCCGCAATTAATTGGTCTTGGCTATCTGTATCAATGCCATAGAAACAGGGGTGAGTCACTGGCGGTGAAGAAATTCGCATATGAACTTCAGTCGCACCTGCATCACGCAGCGCTTTAACAATTTTGCGGCTGGTCGTTCCCCGCACAATCGAGTCATCGACAATCACGACACGTTTCCCCAATAAGACATCTTTCAGGGGGTTGAGCTTCATCCGAATGCCCGATTCCCGCATGGATTGAGTCGGTTGGATGAAGGTGCGACCCACATAGCGATTTTTAATCAATCCTTCCGCGTAGAGAATGCCGGATTCTTGGGAAAATCCAATCGCGGCAGGAATACCGGAGTCGGGTACACCAATGACGATATCAGCATCTACTAATGACTCTTTTGCCAACTGACGCCCTAGCTTTAAGCGATAGCTATACAGCGTTTCATCCGTCATGATGCTATCGGGTCTGGCAAAGTATATCATTTCAAAAATGCAAAGCTTGCGCTCTGGCTTGGGACTCCAGTGAAAGGATGCCATCCCTTCTTCGGTAATCCAAACCAATTCCCCTGGTTCAACGTCCCGCAGGTATTCAGCACCGATAATATCTAAACCACAGGTTTCTGATGCCAGCACGTAGCGCTGAGGATGACTGCCTACAGTACCAATGACGAGAGGGCGGATGCCATTGGGGTCGCGCACGCCCATCAACCCAACTGGGGTGCCAATCACTAAACTATAAGCGCCTGAACAGTGACCAAAGGCACTGAGGGCTGCTTCCAACCATTCTTTGCCGCTATCGACTTCTGAGCCGATCGCGATCGCAATCATCTCAGAATCCGTTGTTGTCGTAAAATTACAATTACGCTGGAGCAAATGTTCGCGTAGCTCTCCTGTATTCACCAAGTTGCCATTGTGGGCTAGAGCCAGTTTCCCTAAGCGAGTTTCCACCAGAGCAGGCTGAGCATTGGCAATACGACTAGAACCTGTGGTAGAGTAACGAGTATGGCCTACAGCCATGTCCCCTGGCAGCTCGGCTAAGATTGACTCGTTAAAAACCTGGGACACTAGCCCCATATTCTTGTATAGATGCACCCGGTCTCCCTGAAACACCGCAATCCCTGCTGATTCTTGACCCCGGTGCTGTAGCGCATAAAGACCAAAGTAAGTTAATTTAGCGACATCTTCCCCCGGTGCGTAGATGCCAAAGACTCCACAAGCTTCCTCCGGTTTATCGGGTCGCTGTGCATAGCTATCCTCAGATTGAGCCGGATGCTGCTGAGAAGAAAGGGGTTCGTGATGCATCATACTAAGATAGGTTCCTGATAGCGGCAGAACGTCAGTGAGACTTAGAGCGAAGCAAAAAAGCGTCGTAATTGTTAAGGTGGGTTAACAACTCTTTAACAATAGCACCAATAACAGTCGCTGGGTGGACTGAATGTGTTGCTATTAAAGCCTTTGATCTGTTTTACACAGGCGTTTACCGCCCAGCTATACATTCAAACGTCGTTCAAGAGCGTTTGAAAAGCCTTCGCTCATTTCTA contains:
- a CDS encoding metal-binding protein — encoded protein: MPSGQIHDRITLWSLPVVTGLTLASTQSGNLALIVSGGFLFSGLMLSPDLDLKSLPFKRWGWLRWIWIPYQKAMRHRSIFSHGPLIGTTLRMLYLATWTALVGILILGVVQLFRDVPWSWQQFGQDIKQLLINYQAEWIALFVGLELGAMIHSVSDWTSTALKRSQRKPKRKSTTRKRTPSRRTSQK
- a CDS encoding chorismate lyase codes for the protein MKPTNSASVSTTWHALEPLWQGGEETVQQGLPHSQLAPAWQILLLGDGSPTRHLQLLTTEPTEVDVIDMSLIGMADDGAPKHIQAVPAPRLRRQVWLRTASGQRLAYAASWWDANHVDEYLQNRNIPIWASLSRLRSELYRDIQGIYYGHSEALELAFGEKGPFWGRHYLFWHHGQPLTLIYEVFSPYLKKYLGETHLNIEAEL
- the purF gene encoding amidophosphoribosyltransferase encodes the protein MMHHEPLSSQQHPAQSEDSYAQRPDKPEEACGVFGIYAPGEDVAKLTYFGLYALQHRGQESAGIAVFQGDRVHLYKNMGLVSQVFNESILAELPGDMAVGHTRYSTTGSSRIANAQPALVETRLGKLALAHNGNLVNTGELREHLLQRNCNFTTTTDSEMIAIAIGSEVDSGKEWLEAALSAFGHCSGAYSLVIGTPVGLMGVRDPNGIRPLVIGTVGSHPQRYVLASETCGLDIIGAEYLRDVEPGELVWITEEGMASFHWSPKPERKLCIFEMIYFARPDSIMTDETLYSYRLKLGRQLAKESLVDADIVIGVPDSGIPAAIGFSQESGILYAEGLIKNRYVGRTFIQPTQSMRESGIRMKLNPLKDVLLGKRVVIVDDSIVRGTTSRKIVKALRDAGATEVHMRISSPPVTHPCFYGIDTDSQDQLIAATKSVEDIAMQIGVDSLAYLSWKGMLESTGEDPNSFCSACFTGDYPIAIPEMVKRSKLILEKIEKAEKVVTV